In Fusarium verticillioides 7600 chromosome 4, whole genome shotgun sequence, the following proteins share a genomic window:
- a CDS encoding cysteine protease ATG4 — translation MSINMENAMANVDLGRYRRIVQMFWDPEPTNDVAHDHPVWCLGRSYKLSDKKNTKSDEQNPQTPPPAPKSDTEDQDTARSPNIPTNAPETPPESISSSFSSSLAYDDQSNDGGWPSGFITDFESRIWMTYRSEFEPIPRSTNPQATFSLSLSMRLKSQLGDQSPFSSDSGWGCMIRSGQSLLANTIALVRLGRDWRQGQSLEEECRILKDFADDPRAPYSIHSFVRHGASACGKYPGEWFGPSATARCIQALANSHEPSIRVYSTGDGPDVYEDDFMKIAKPTGEAFHPTLVLVGTRLGLDKITPVYWEALIAALQMPQSVGIAGGRPSSSHYFIGSQGSFLFYLDPHHTRPALPYHENPMDYTSEEIESCHTARLRRIHVREMDPSMLIGFLIRSEEDWQDWKRGVKHVQGKSIIHVAQQNAVHGGSSEGREGAIDEVETLSDDDTDTIQEA, via the exons ATGTCTATCAACATGGAGAACGCCATGGCCAATGTCGACCTCGGACGTTATCGACGGATCGTACAGATGTTCTGGGATCCAGAACCTACCAACGATGTTGCCCACGATCATCCAGTCTGGTGTCTTGGACGCTCCTATAAGCTAAGCGATAAGAAAAACACAAAGTCTGATGAACAAAATCCCCAGACGCCGCCCCCAGCACCCAAGTCGGACACCGAAGATCAGGATACGGCTCGATCGCCCAACATACCGACAAATGCCCCAGAAACCCCACCGGAATCAATATCGAGcagtttctcatcatcactggcaTATGACGACCAGTCGAATGACGGTGGATGGCCATCTGGCTTCATAACCGATTTTGAATCAAGGATATGGATGACTTACAGATCAGAGTTCGAACCCATTCCTCGTTCCACGAACCCCCAAGCCACATTttcactgtcactgtcgatGAGACTCAAGAGCCAACTAGGGGATCAGAGtccattctcatcagacaGCGGGTGGGGATGCATGATTCGGTCTGGTCAAAGTTTACTTGCAAACACCATCGCACTCGTTCGCCTTGGGAGAG ACTGGCGTCAGGGACAATCACTAGAAGAAGAATGTCGTATCCTCAAAGATTTTGCCGACGACCCAAGAGCTCCATACTCAATACACAGTTTCGTCCGACATGGTGCCAGCGCCTGTGGCAAGTATCCGGGTGAATGGTTTGGcccatcagcaacagcccgCTGCATCCA AGCATTGGCGAACTCACATGAGCCCTCAATCAGGGTATATTCCACTGGCGATGGGCCTGATGTCTACGAGGATGACTTTATGAAAATTGCGAAGCCAACCGGCGAAGCCTTCCACCCCACGCTTGTATTGGTAGGGACTCGGCTGGGACTAGATAAGATAACTCCCGTCTATTGGGAAGCTTTGATTGCAGCACTTCAGATGCCGCAATCCGTGGGTATCGCAGG AGGCCgtccatcctcatcccatTACTTCATCGGCTCGCAAGGCTCCTTCCTATTCTACCTTGATCCTCACCACACAAGGCCTGCACTCCCATACCATGAGAACCCCATGGATTACACCAGCGAAGAAATAGAATCGTGTCATACCGCTCGACTGCGCCGCATCCACGTTCGCGAGATGGATCCCAGTATGCTAATAGGTTTTCTGATTCGGAGTGAGGAGGACTGGCAGGACTGGAAGCGTGGGGTCAAGCATGTCCAAGGCAAGTCGATTATCCATGTGGCGCAGCAAAACGCAGTCCACGGAGGCTCAAGCGAGGGCCGTGAAGGCGCAATTGACGAAGTTGAGACGCtaagtgatgatgatacgGATACCATTCAGGAGGCCTAG
- a CDS encoding histone H2B, producing MAPKAADKKPASKAPATASKAPQEKKDAGKKTAASGDKKKRSKTRKETYSSYIYKVLKQVHPDTGISNRAMSILNSFVNDIFERVASEASKLAAYNKKSTISSREIQTSVRLILPGELAKHAVSEGTKAVTKYSSSTK from the exons ATGGCTCCCAAGGCTGCTGACAAGAAGCCCGCCTCCAAGGCTCCCGCTACTGCCTCCAAGGCTCctcaggagaagaaggatgccgGCAAGAAGACTGCCGCCTctggcgacaagaagaagcgctcCAAGACCCGCAAGGAGACCTACTCTTCTTACATCTACAAGG TCCTCAAGCAGGTCCACCCCGACACTGGTATCTCCAACCGTGCCATGTCCATCCTGAACTCTTTTGTCAACG ACATCTTCGAGCGCGTCGCTTCTGAGGCCTCTAAGCTTGCCGCCTACAACAAGAAGTCCACCATCTCTTCCCGAGAGATCCAGACCTCTGTCCGTCTCATCCTCCCCGGTGAGCTTGCCAAGCACGCCGTCTCTGAGGGTACCAAGGCGGTTACAAAGTACTCTTCCTCGACAAAATAA
- a CDS encoding histone H2A, with amino-acid sequence MTGGGKSGGKASGSKNAQSRSSKAGLAFPVGRVHRLLRKGNYAQRVGAGAPVYLAAVLEYLAAEILELAGNAARDNKKTRIIPRHLQLAIRNDEELNKLLGHVTIAQGGVLPNIHQNLLPKKTGKTGKNASQEL; translated from the exons ATGACTGGCGGCGGAAAGTCTGGCGGCAAGGCCTCTGGTTCCAAGAACGCGCAATC GCGATCTTCCAAGGCTGGTCTCGCGTTCCCTGTTGGTCGTGTCCACCGTCTTCTCCGAAAGGGCAACTACGCTCAGCGTGTTGGTGCCGGTGCTCCCGTTTACCTCGCTGCTGTTCTCGAGTACCTCGCTGCCGAAATCCTCGAGTTGGCTGGTAACGCTGCCCgtgacaacaagaagactcGTATCATCCCCCGTCATCTCCAGCTCGCCATCCGAAACGATGAGGAGTTGAACAAGCTTCTGGGTCACGTCACCATTGCCCAGGGTGGTGTCCTTCCCAACATCCACCAGA ACCTTCTGCCCAAGAAGACGGGTAAGACTGGCAAGAACGCTAGCCAGGAGCTGTAA
- a CDS encoding NADH dehydrogenase (ubiquinone) 1 beta subcomplex 9, whose product MSPIPDIKGFVTNWRLEDDLDADSDAQALLTETEKLLESWKHPDPYTPPTAPGGSKFERNLPSPVLDPPPHPVNRH is encoded by the exons ATGTCACCGATCCCCGACATCAAAGGGTTTGTCACCAATTGGCggctggaagatgatctAGACGCTGATTCCGATGCACAGGCCCTATTgaccgagaccgagaagctACTAGAGAGCTGGAAGCACCCCGACCCTTATACTCCCCCTACAGCCCCCGGAG GCTCCAAGTTTGAGCGAAACCTCCCGTCGCCTGTTCTCGACC CTCCCCCACACCCTGTTAACCGACACTAA
- a CDS encoding NADH dehydrogenase (ubiquinone) 1 beta subcomplex 9: protein MSTRRAALSLYRRSLKLALDWAVHRHLWRGQAMYIRSLFEANRNVTDPRHQRALLTETEKLLESWKHPDPYTPPTAPGGSKFERNLPSPVLDPPPHPVNRH, encoded by the exons ATGTCGACGCGACGAGCTGCCTT ATCCCTCTACCGCCGCTCATTGAAGCTGGCGCTAGATTGGGCCGTCCATCGACACCTGTGGCGTGGCCAGGCTATGTATATTCGCTCACTATTCGAGGCCAACCGCAATGTCACCGATCCCCGACATCAAAGG GCCCTATTgaccgagaccgagaagctACTAGAGAGCTGGAAGCACCCCGACCCTTATACTCCCCCTACAGCCCCCGGAG GCTCCAAGTTTGAGCGAAACCTCCCGTCGCCTGTTCTCGACC CTCCCCCACACCCTGTTAACCGACACTAA
- a CDS encoding NADH dehydrogenase (ubiquinone) 1 beta subcomplex 9, translating into MYIRSLFEANRNVTDPRHQRALLTETEKLLESWKHPDPYTPPTAPGGSKFERNLPSPVLDPPPHPVNRH; encoded by the exons ATGTATATTCGCTCACTATTCGAGGCCAACCGCAATGTCACCGATCCCCGACATCAAAGG GCCCTATTgaccgagaccgagaagctACTAGAGAGCTGGAAGCACCCCGACCCTTATACTCCCCCTACAGCCCCCGGAG GCTCCAAGTTTGAGCGAAACCTCCCGTCGCCTGTTCTCGACC CTCCCCCACACCCTGTTAACCGACACTAA